In Marinicella rhabdoformis, one genomic interval encodes:
- the crp gene encoding cAMP-activated global transcriptional regulator CRP has protein sequence MPKKKLEKAVFDELYLQERFQNLSFFKLSVDALNRFLGFCHLRKFPTKTTVIRPGDLANTLYYIVEGSVSISYENDEGKELILAYLNKGDFIGEMGLFMKTERREVMVRTRSVTQVAEIGYVRLGQLLENELKEDGLHLMYAIGTQLTHRLLQTSRKVHRLAFLDVSGRIARTLIDLCQEPNALSHPDGTQIKISRQEISRIVGCSREMAGRVLKDLEEQGNLAVKGHTIVVLHDREVEPEIE, from the coding sequence ATGCCTAAGAAAAAATTAGAAAAAGCAGTTTTTGATGAACTGTATTTGCAAGAGCGCTTTCAAAACCTGAGTTTTTTTAAACTCAGTGTTGATGCCTTAAACCGATTTTTAGGGTTTTGTCATTTGCGCAAGTTTCCTACCAAGACCACAGTGATTCGACCGGGTGATTTAGCCAATACTTTGTATTATATTGTCGAAGGTTCTGTCTCCATTTCTTATGAAAATGACGAAGGCAAAGAGTTGATTCTAGCCTACCTCAATAAGGGCGACTTTATTGGTGAAATGGGCCTGTTCATGAAAACTGAGCGGCGTGAAGTTATGGTAAGAACACGGTCCGTGACACAAGTGGCGGAAATTGGTTATGTGCGTTTGGGGCAGTTATTAGAAAACGAATTGAAAGAAGATGGTTTGCATTTGATGTACGCGATTGGAACGCAGCTGACCCATCGATTATTACAAACTTCGAGAAAAGTGCACCGTTTGGCTTTCTTGGATGTTTCTGGGCGCATCGCACGTACTTTGATTGATTTATGCCAAGAGCCCAATGCGTTATCACATCCTGATGGCACACAAATCAAAATATCACGACAAGAAATATCACGCATAGTTGGCTGTTCAAGAGAAATGGCTGGACGCGTACTTAAGGACCTAGAGGAGCAAGGAAACTTGGCAGTCAAAGGTC